CGAGGCGGAGGAAAACCATGCAGCATTCCACCACATTGGGATGAGGATATAGCTAGACAACGGAATCCAAAACATGTACATTAGAGCTGAGAAAGAGGCAGGAAATATTTTGAGAATATTAATCCCGAGTCAGTACCTTGATTATATCAGGAATGGCAGCAAGTCGTGCCTGGTGTTTGGCCATTTTAAATGTGAGGGAAATAAATGTTTCCTCTTCAAGCCTGAAATATAAAAGGTGAAAGTGTTATACCATGAATTCAAACTTAGATTGCATTTTCCACAACTCACTCTTGTCCATTTTTAACGAGATCGTCTCCAATGGCAACCAGCTTGCATCCGTGCTGCTCCACCATAGCCGCCAAGCGCCGCTCCAGTTCCTGGACCTCCCGCTGCTCGGCCTGATAGGCGGCGTGAGCGTCAGACACAAGCAAGGCCGTGTCAAAGTCTAACTCGGCGGAAATCGTCGACTCTGGCGGTGACTGTTCCACATGGGCTCCATTAGTGACTCTATCAGTCGATTGTCGCCACCAGAACTGATACAGGCGATGGTAGGCATCCCATGCCTGTAAACTATCGGCAGCGGCCTTGGAGTTTTCATCTGTAAGATCCTGAGCCTGTGCTAAGGCCTCCACTAAGATTCCAAAGAGGACGGTCGAAACTTGGAAGTGGGTGATCTCCCGGAGCCAAGCCGCAGCCAGCCACAGCTCTTTCACCAGCGCCATGCTGTCGTCAAGTAACCAGGCCAGCATGCCATGGGCCACGTGACGGGACAAACACAGCAGCACCTGAGGCAGTCATTCAACCGTCAATTTTTGGAacgatcaaaataaaaaatgtttgattaagAATCATGAATCAAATTGGTTCGTTTTAAAATTTGGGATCTAACATTTCCCCTGTATGACAACCGTGTTGGTTAAATATATGACACTCTAGATGTTGCATTTGATGCCATTTCATACGCAGTTAGACGATGGTGAAATTCACTCTAAAAAATGTATGCCCTACGTAAGTGTTTTgaattttgtcaatttttgtgTGATTGTCTAGATGAGGAGCAACAAATCAGCATCTAAGAAGGCTAATTCTATTCTGAAATTGATTGCTGCATTGAAATAACAAATGGATTGTAAAACATTGTTCAGTTCCAACATTTTCATTGCTTACCCATGTTAACTAAAATGAAGGAAATTATCTTTCATGGAATGATAACAGATTTAACAGATATTTGGCCACGAGCAACTACTGCACCAAACACTACCCATTTTATAATACTAACACTTGTAACGTCAgtgtcaaaaatgtcaaaatgtattaGAGTAGTTGTAAAACAGATTCCAAATGGGCCGAGTGGGTGTatgttttcgttccaacccaccAACACAATACCTTTTCATCAATCAGTTCTCTCACAACTGTAATCAGTTAATTGTTCAGGTGCTGCTTCTTCCAGCAGACTTCATTGACCTAATTGTATGCACTGTTTCAGTATagaaaaacctgcacccccttggccctttctggaaactgtttgacacctgtgccattAGACGTTTAGCGTTCTCCatatcatttaaattagttaatTATTTATAAGGACTGGCTGATAAAGTAATGACATCCTAAAGAAAACTAAGATGCCTTTGATTATAATCTGATGATGACTCTCCTGAAAATTGCCCTAAAAGCCCACTTTAATTTTCAGTGCCTCAGATTTGGACGAGGTGTACCTGCGTAAGAGGCAAATTGACACTCGTTGGAGGGTTCTCCATATTCTGGAGCTCCGCAAGCAGAGTGCGGAGGTCGCCCACGCCGGCGTCTGAACCCAACCGAGAGATGCCCAAGTGTTGGGCCCAGAGAAGCTGTGCCCGCTTCAGGATGCCGCCCTTTCCTGGTGGAGCCCACGTACGCCCGCCGCAACACATCTCAGGGCAGACGTCTGCGACAGATGTGCACAGCAGCTCGGCCACGCTGAAGTGCAATCTGTGAACCTGTGCAATAACCGATTGTTGAGGTTGTGATTAAAGTATCAAATTACATTGAACACTGCATTATTAAAATCAGATGAAAACTAAATTTCAACATGTACTTCTTTTTGTTGCACTTTATTTCTGTtcaactcattgtctgccaatGACAGCAATAGGCGTTAAATACTTTGGTGTCTATTGCCATGAAATGAAAGTACGGGATTTGACTATTGTCATGCCAAAttgaaacaaataataaattatccATCCTTACATCCCTCCCTTCCTCTCTAACACACAGCACATTCAGGGATTGTCctcttttcatttgttttatgaTGCTACGCTTCTTTACGTGGTGATTTCTATTCTTTTGGCTTAACCTAGAACAGTGtttccccaaccttttttgaaccgtggcacactttttgcattgaaaaaaatatacagggAAACCACCATatgaaaatcttttaaatttaaaactatgttgcctatattaacaatagccTTTTCTCATAAAAggtttatcagcaggaatcataAACATCCAAAATCATTCctaaatcacatttttctcaCTGACCCAATGTCAACAAAAGTTTTATGTCTGCGGAGCCTGAAAAACAgttcgagtgatgcaaaaataagtaatgtaatgtttttgattgcatgacttttctccaaaaaagactTAAATCTTCtaatattatgcaaaaaaaatatttttctcacacAGACTGTCAGCAAAAGTTGATGTgctagaaaccaaacaacttccggttcatgttagagaaaaacaagaaacaaCATCGGTTtgccaatttgaatcttgtaataggaTAATCTATAAAATTTAACGTTCACCATATTaagattttaaccttgtaatagtttaATATTAATCTCGttatatatatgattttttcCCTTGCAATTTCCAACAGCACAACTGACagttgctcacggcacaccggTGTGTCGCGgtacagtggttgggaaacacccAACTTTCTTTTTGCAGCCATAAtgtgagaaaagaaaaatacttcaaGCCAAGTAATAAAGTGCAGGGGACCTAATGGCGGATGAGGCAAGGACATTTTAAAATCCAAACGTTGTAGGTCGAGGACATCTTATGCCAAAGACTCCCTGTATACTTACAAAAAAGCTTTTTCCATAAGGTAGATTTTTGGAGTGCATCTTCTAATTTGTTGCTACTCACCAGCAGGCCACGATGAGATGCGAGGACCTCATGCACGCCGACCCAGTCCTGCATGGCGGCCATGTCTTTGGCACAGCGCAGAGCCAGTGATTGGGCCAGAACAACTTCACCCGCCATGCCCGCCAAACGCGCGGCCATCCTTAGCGATGTCACGTCATTTTTCCGAGAGATCACCTTGGCAGCGTCGAAGCTGGTGCCAGCCGCGATATAACTGGGGGAGTGGGTGAGGTGTTAATTGTGTGCGGCTCTTTGCCCAATATGTAATAAGACCAAGATTGTGATGGCCAAATGAAGGGTTGTCCAATAACCATTTGGCTGCTGCAGAGAAATGGCCGTCTTGTTCCAACATAACAGCCCATCCGGTGTAGAGCTCCTTCACGATGGGATCTTCAGAAGACAGTCGTGCTTTGGCCAGAGCAATGGCCtccctaaaaaacaaaataaatttgcCATTTAGTAGTCTGCTTTCATGCTTTACATAAACGAAAACAATTTtaggagaaaaaatgaaaataatcagTATCAGTGACCATagatagctcagccttcaacggtataataccggacattcaaactcttttactgccattgatagttatagacaataaatacatttcaattgaaaGCCTGCAATTGAGTGATCCcatttaactgccattgacggcgattaACATCCAGTCCCGTtatcggatgtttggtcgctggtgttTTGGTCTCcgttggtcaccggtcttttggtcgccgttagggttagagttagggtttaatatcatttgtacatttgacaactctaaccctaacggcgaccaacggggaccaaaagagcggcgaccaaaagaccagcgatcaaacgtccgagcaccgtccaGGTTGACAGCTGTACTATAATGATGGGCATGAAGGTACAGCTTGCTTTTGTTTCCTTGATGGTTTTTAATTTAGTAAAAGTTTAGAAATGCTACTCATCAATGTACCTGTAAAGCTTGTGAGAATGCAGCAAGTCAACAGCCTGGTACACCTGGTTGATAGCCAGTAATTGTGCCGCAGCCTTCAGGTATTGCTCCTGCAGACAGAGCTGCTTGACGTAGAGCTCAACAGAGCGGCACCACAACGCGTAGCCCCCTGCCAGAACCGTATCCAAGCAAAAACAAGACACATTTGCTCAAAAGGGCCTTTATATTTTTGTAGGCAGTGGACAGCAAATCACTCACCCGCGGGTGCCATAGCGACCAGGTGATCGGTCAGTTCTCCTCTCTCGGCAGCCAGCTGCAGTGCCCCTTCCAGGTCGCCGCTCCACAGCCGCAAGTAGAAGGCTGACTCCACATGCCCGCTTTGCACGTGAGCCTCCTCTGGACAAACAAAAAAGCATAAGAGCTCTATCCTGTTGTCTTACTAGACAAAAACTAAGTCAAACTCAAAAGACACCTTCTGTGTGGAACATGCGCTGCAGTGCCGCTCTGTCGGAGAAAAGACCCAGATGGATATGCTCCCCTTGGCCGGCGACGCAGTCTGCAGAGTCCGCTGGAGTACCAACACAAAGCACAGTCAATTGTACTTACTAGCAAGGAGTTGCACAGCCCGGTGAGCAACTAAGgcaaaaaatgcaccaaaatcaTAACAGTTGCACTCATGATGTTTGTTTATCAAATGTTATCGACATGCTCTCGCCAAGAATGgatatatcattttaaaaaggtgtTACTGTTTAAAAGATAAGGAATCAAAACGTTATTAGCAGTAATTTCCTctaaaaattgccttttaaGTCACCGACTGCCACTGATGGCGCTAGATACCCAAACCACTTTGAATGAATTGGTTGTTTGGCGCTGTTAATTGTATTGAAACCAGAGCAGCCATATCCTGTCTTCACTGTGAAAACATTTGTGACAACCATTTTCTCGCTCACGTACCAACGTTGTGCACGACGGCAGCAAGGGTGAGGCAATCCTGCAACAGATCCTCTCTGGGCCGGTGGTCCATAGATGTGCTGAGGGGCAAGATGGAGCGAGCCTTCTTCCTCTTGAGAAAGGTTGAGTCTGCGCAGGTAACAAGGGTCTAAGGCAAGTGTTATACGCATACATGTCTGATTTTTCATTTACAGTGAATGAAAGGTGCGCCAAGCCTGATTCTGTTAAACCTTGTCACACACACGTGCTGGAGTCCATTAGTGCTATGCATTTTTTAGATCAGTGAAAACAATAATAACTGGTAAATCacactatttatttttgattaaacTAAGAACTCCCATTTGGGGTATTTGTTTGCCCAGAGGTTTAATTTCCAGCAGCTCAAGAGCACGATAGTACTAAAAACCCAAGCGACTACTGGATTGGATCCGAATCTGATATTCCAAAAATAGCTGTATCAATTGTCGACAGTTACTGAGTATCGGATGAGGACATCACATCAATCCAGTTACCTGATACTTGCAATACCCACACCTAGTGTTAAACTCAccttgtttttctttgcttttaacTCCAATAGCGTTTTTGTGTTGATTTCCAAATGCAACTgatgaacaaaaatatattatgaatAATTATGTTAGCGTAAAGGGTTAACAACGCCAAGACAACAAGCTTCATTTTCACCTGTTGGTGGCACAGGACTGCTCGTAGAGCGGACTTCCTCCTCGTGGGTTTCATCCGATACTTCCTGTCCATTGGTCGCTCTGGTAACCCCATTCAAATGCTCGGCGTTGACTTCTGGAAATGGCgcttcagggttttttttattcttcttcttctgcttggCCTTCTCCTTCAGGTCCACCATCTTTTTTCCTACGAAGATGTCTCCGTCAGAAGACTGACTTTCAAGTTTTAGGGCAGGGGTATTCAAACTGAACCCTGCGCCTCAGGTTTTATTAGCCAGAAGCgaattatcaaaatattctaGTTGAATATGGCCCACTAAAGAAGCTTGTATTCTGTTGCATTTCTCAGCTTTAACACTAGATGAATGTAATCATTTAAACAGTGCCTCTCCATTATTTTCCATCAATGTAAGAAACGATCTAGAATTTCcttatttgttttatatataggAAGTTAGAAAAAATCCAATGTGAATAACGAactattttcttgacttttctttactagtgtaaaaaaatatatattcctatACAATTTTAATTGTGTTTAATCACATGCAGTTAACTTCTGAAGAAtcaattatttaatgttttaaatgcaaaaataactactatatatattaaaatttccTGGCCGGTGCCCATTAACTCATTCgcagccattgacagtgataaaaaaaaaattaaaaaaataaaatcgacTTCACCTGGGAAGGCTGACATTGAGTACAATCatgttttactgccattgacggcgatagacgctTGCATACTTTGTCCTAACTGAAAGCTGCCCTTGAAGAAGAGAGTATGGACAGCCCTGGTTTAGGGGACTAGAGGCCTAGTGTCACCTTTGGGTGGCTTTGTAAACTCCTGTTTGGAGACCCTCCACTCCTGCACAGTGAAGTCCTTTCCTCCAGTCCATATGACATCGGGTTCAATTGGCGACCAGACCACACTCAGTAAGTACCCCAGGTGACCCCGATAATTGCAAAGTGCTGTCTCCTGCAGTACATCCCACACCTGAATGCAAAACAGATACCCACACAAAATTGCAGGAATGTGGAAAAACTCCCTAAAATTCTTAGCAAACTTAACCGTACCTGGGCCGTCCCGTCGTAAGAGGCGCTGGCTAATCTGGCGCGGTGGTGAGGACTCCAAGCCAGTCCGGTGATTTTGGCCGTGTGGCCGCACAGTCTACGATATGGCTCCATTAACACCAACGATTTCTCCGGAGGATTCTCTGCAACACGTTTCCACAAGGTTACAACtctcttttatttgtattttttttataacatgacAGCCAAAATGCTGATTCATAGCTAAATTGTTGGTCATTGGTAGGCTGTCACTAtgagtttttgttttacaatatTACACCAATAACTTGTGCAAAACCAGGAGCACAATGATTAGATTAGCTTGTCAATTTTATATTGACATTAGCCAAtaccaaaaatattctaaataagCAATTAACATTATGTtgttgttaaaaatgtattcactgCATTCATTTGAATTATCCTATAGTTTTCTTTACTTTtagatttaattaaatgttcattcatttcataTTGAATAAGCCAAATGTGTAGTGCTTATTTAGTTTTCAGATTTCTGCATTCCTCTTTTTAAGCCTATTTAATCGCATGGTTCATGAAAGAACAGAGCTGACATTACATGTATACCATGATCTCAACATTCACCTGATTAAAAAACacttgcttgttttgtgttttagtggtgagcggtcttttggtcgccgatcttttggtcaaatggtgacagagagtttactgttgaagccagctctcagaattattttcatgagagtttaatatctaagagagaaagtttaatatctaagagagaaagctaaatatctaagagagagagagtttaatatctaagagagagagtttaatatctaaagactgtttaatatccaagtacatttgaccggcggccaaaagggaccagaagaccggcgaccaaacaacGGTCACGATTATTTACCATTCTGGATAGACACCCATGTAAAATCCCCTTTTTTCAGACGGAGGTAAAGTAACGTAGCTATTGTGAATAAATTTCAATTACCTATAATCTGGCGGAGGTCGTGCACGTAAATAACGGCGTTACAGGAGCCTGAGGCCAGAAGGCCATGCAGCTCCGGGTCCGCGTCATCTTCAGGGTGCCAGCGCAGTGTGTTGATGACCTTGTGGTGCTGCTGGATGCTGCATAGCAGCTTCAGCAATGGAGCAAGGTAGATATCAATGCACCTGCAGGAAGATGAGTTGCGTTAAATGTAATGTGTCAAAGCAATTCAAGTCAGCGACCAGACTTCGCCTTTCACTATACCCGTCCTCATTGCCAATAGCGACCACTTTGCCGTCTGGCTTCCAGCTAAGGTCGGTGTGAGGGGAAAGCTTGTGCTGTTGACAAATTTCAAGTTGAccgctttatttatttacaatacttgaaccctatttaaaaaaaagatagttgaAAAACCCTCTGGAACCTTGATATTGTTGGTCTGCTTGATGAGTTTGTCAATATCGCAGGCATCACCGCTAAGGTTTGTGGGGGCGTGTTGCAAGATAACACCCTCGCCGGCGCAGCTGTACAGGCTAAGGGACACATTGCTCCCCACTGCACCTGAACGGCACACACAGATGAACGTCATTTGTTAAGAGATGTATAGCAAACTACTACACGTGaatgttattgtattttaaagTTGCACTATCACTTTTTACACACTAAATTATAGAATCTTGTGAAATTATAAAACAAACAAGATTCAAAACTattgttaaaaaatgcaatgttatgGATTAGCATTCTTAAAAACTGATGACGTAACAGGAGGACAAGATCCGTCAGAGGGCATCTGATCCTATGAAAAAAAGATTATGTAGGCAAGTACTCCGTGTTTGATGTAATAGTTTGGAAGTACAGAAGCATCTGGGGTTACATTCACCTTGAATTTAATGAATGgtaaatatcttacatttaaGACCCGCGACTCCACAAGACAGCATTGCAATTGAAACACTAATAATTTATTATCTGAATTTAAAACTGAGaatttgtaacttttttttatattactacTCACATGCTAACCATCCAAcgctgatatatttttttactgcagtTTAATTAATTGGCCACACATTTATCATGCAGTGTCcagcaaaatgtttggattAAAACCACGGAATAGATTACTTAAAAGCTACGCACCTTTTATGCGCTCAAATCACTCAGCTCATGGCTGTCAGCAGTGCATTAAACATATTccgataaaataatataatttcttgttaaataaacaattaaataaataataaataagaggCTGTCCGCGCCTGACATTAATCAGTAGCAACTCTGACTTCCTGGGGAAGGatggaaaatggattaaaacatatttttgtcttttttggtttattttacattgaaaagggGGCCCGGTgccgcgagtggttagcgtgtcagcctcacagcactggggtcctgggttaaaaatTCACCcaagagtcagctgggataggctacagcaccccccgcgaccctaatgtggatatagcggttcagaaaatgagatgagattttacaATGAAAAGGATTACAGTTTGCGGTCCTGTGGATTACAATCTATTCAATGCAGTAAAGTGCACCCTGAAGTGATTAGCGGGAATTTAAAGATAACTTCTATTTCCAAGTTGGGTGAAGTTTAACGGCACTATATAAAAAACTCAACacttaaaagtaaaaacaaatatcaacTTAACTTGTAGGTCGGCCCACTGATAAGATGAGTTaccaaacagatttttttttatgagataGATGCCTCTGAAAATTGGTAAGGTTTGTAGTGTCCATTCTGCATGTAGGTAGGatttcaaatctaaaaataaaattcttaGACAAATGACCTATGCTGACATTAAGGTCTTCTTTTTATCCTATTAAAGAGCATCAGCAGATGGTCGGCATGGCAACAATAGGGTTGGGAGCTTGGGTTTGATGGATGTACTTATTAAAAGCCCAGCTGTTGATGAGCTGGGCTCGTTCAATTACAAGAACAGCGGCGGGAGAGGGAAAAGTATGAGATTTTTTTCGCTGACACTATAACTGTGTTGCTGTGTGTTGTTAGGTCAAAGCTGGAAAATAACACGTATACCAAAAGACATCGGGGGAAGCGGCGGTCCCCAGGCCAGCGAGTAAACTGTCTTTTTGTGGTAAGAGCTCGATATCTGTGGCGGCCTGAAAAGAGAAGACAAATTTAAGAAATGTGCTGAATCATCgaaaaggtataaaaaaaaacccttacttgCTGGAGAAAACCTCATAGATTCCCACTTTGCCGTCATCTGTTCCAAACGACAAGGTTCCCTCTCGTTGTGGATGCCAAGCCAGCTATAGATGTAACCAATACATGTGCATAATAAAGTAATACTACCTTGACAGACAAGTGTCCAGACATACAAGTAACAttcagagcaaatatttaccttgagatacaaaacaacaaataaaacatttttcccaaaccaatatcctgtttttggtgtttttttcagagggttggaatgattttttttgtttttagttcatttcagaTATGAGTAAATTTACATACGAGCTAAGTgccagaacgcattaagctcctATTTCAAGGTATGACTGTGTAGTAAATATCGCAGTAATAGTAATACAGTTCatgatttccttttttaaaagacatttgtaAAGAGGATTTTGCATGAACTTTAATTTTATaaatatcttaattttttttgttttttcttggcAAAGTAACCCATGATAAACGGCCTTCTTACCGCCGTAACCTTGGACTTGATGCCCTGCCAGAAGCAGCGGGCATCGTAAGGGTTCTGAGCTGACATCGTGCTCCACATTCGGATCATGTTGTCCCCCACACCGAGCGCCAAGCAACCGGTGGCCACAGGGGAGAAGGCTAGGCTGTACACAAAGCCCCCTAGCGTGGGCAGCGTCCAGCAACAATCGAGGTCTGCGAGGTCCCAGCATTTCACCTGTGT
This portion of the Stigmatopora nigra isolate UIUO_SnigA chromosome 19, RoL_Snig_1.1, whole genome shotgun sequence genome encodes:
- the gemin5 gene encoding gem-associated protein 5 — its product is MHERLLPASPNWYCSRCCDVNISGLLGVGAKNFIYLIEVSASTCLIKGVFEGHRGLVSGVSFCQDATQGHICSSSSGDGVILFWDTNTKSLLREHAAHQSAVSALHWSPLDKNLVVSGDEKGMVVCHRYNTGDMASFFPEAKSIVCLTCSPHEWSIVAVGYKDGLIALIDVSKKGQVMRRLRGHDDDIHSLAWSPFANEAKSGDGTFELPASNGDTAAEEQGAFLASGSKDQTVRIWSTATGRGVTTLKLPYLKRRGSAVDPTLKERLWLNVHWPKKRPMQLVSSCFSGELIMWDLARAGKPKWTLFGSSSEGQNHSRIVFNTAAFETPDGRELLISTSLDREVKCWDLADLDCCWTLPTLGGFVYSLAFSPVATGCLALGVGDNMIRMWSTMSAQNPYDARCFWQGIKSKVTALAWHPQREGTLSFGTDDGKVGIYEVFSSKPPQISSSYHKKTVYSLAWGPPLPPMSFGAVGSNVSLSLYSCAGEGVILQHAPTNLSGDACDIDKLIKQTNNIKHKLSPHTDLSWKPDGKVVAIGNEDGCIDIYLAPLLKLLCSIQQHHKVINTLRWHPEDDADPELHGLLASGSCNAVIYVHDLRQIIENPPEKSLVLMEPYRRLCGHTAKITGLAWSPHHRARLASASYDGTAQVWDVLQETALCNYRGHLGYLLSVVWSPIEPDVIWTGGKDFTVQEWRVSKQEFTKPPKGKKMVDLKEKAKQKKKNKKNPEAPFPEVNAEHLNGVTRATNGQEVSDETHEEEVRSTSSPVPPTVAFGNQHKNAIGVKSKEKQDSTFLKRKKARSILPLSTSMDHRPREDLLQDCLTLAAVVHNVADSADCVAGQGEHIHLGLFSDRAALQRMFHTEEEAHVQSGHVESAFYLRLWSGDLEGALQLAAERGELTDHLVAMAPAGGYALWCRSVELYVKQLCLQEQYLKAAAQLLAINQVYQAVDLLHSHKLYREAIALAKARLSSEDPIVKELYTGWAVMLEQDGHFSAAAKCYIAAGTSFDAAKVISRKNDVTSLRMAARLAGMAGEVVLAQSLALRCAKDMAAMQDWVGVHEVLASHRGLLVHRLHFSVAELLCTSVADVCPEMCCGGRTWAPPGKGGILKRAQLLWAQHLGISRLGSDAGVGDLRTLLAELQNMENPPTSVNLPLTQVLLCLSRHVAHGMLAWLLDDSMALVKELWLAAAWLREITHFQVSTVLFGILVEALAQAQDLTDENSKAAADSLQAWDAYHRLYQFWWRQSTDRVTNGAHVEQSPPESTISAELDFDTALLVSDAHAAYQAEQREVQELERRLAAMVEQHGCKLVAIGDDLVKNGQELEEETFISLTFKMAKHQARLAAIPDIIKLYPHPNVVECCMVFLRLGSAVPDSLQQDARDLVRKYGKLPEPSADF